A stretch of Zymoseptoria tritici IPO323 chromosome 1, whole genome shotgun sequence DNA encodes these proteins:
- a CDS encoding K+-channel ERG-like protein (K+-channel ERG and related protein), producing the protein MSIKPSPAPPNGFDLEQESFATPNNHLLSNEPQQEYSAISGDIQDEDFDLGSFDLKPPPAPDFVQNGLEVLMDRVHSTDHLDIILSDPKLSINFFRFVENYHPGHLESIKQYSSARKALAALDFANALASQIPSTSSSAPYIAANLDPRFEAKVQRMTAEVLEDVLPAYVTFRLVRLATDSLVKEITGTGSPVMRTLIPDLATVYCISDPNMLDNPIVYASEEFHSTSLYSPSQALNRNCRFLQGPNTSPASVRRLVAAITAGQELCETILNYRRDGSPFVNLLMIAPLYDNKGKVRYYLGAQIDVSGLIEEGKGLESLATLLSRDQDADGKSNNDPTAPKDPDVALSALAAPSGNHLSSMSSRDRSTDLLSTPNTAHSRNNPNSRQRIVLTEQPEPQLYSGPNLGPSGRLPGVYQNYLLVRPYPSLRITFLSPSLRIPGLLQSAFLDRIAGPESIREGLLDAFSRGIGVTAKILWNSSSSPRWIHCTPLNGSDGKVGVWMVVMVEDENVTGGLKRTGTVAPAINPAQSRTVGEAMGDSRGKGVRESASVRDMAENMTADSRRLYAEYLRGGSRARGGAGGAQQETDAVPGATAVSRGADGTPTTTTRIRNVKDVFRGF; encoded by the exons ATGTCGATCAAACCCTCACCGGCGCCGCCCAATGGCTTCGATCTGGAGCAAGAATCATTCGCGACACCAAACAACCATCTCCTCTCAAACGAGCCGCAACAAGAGTACTCGGCCATCTCCGGCGACATCCAAGACGAAGATTTTGACCTCGGGTCCTTTGACCTTAaacctcctcctgctccagATTTCGTCCAAAATGGCCTGGAGGTTCTCATGGATCGCGTGCACTCGACGGATCATTTAGACATCATCCTTTCGGACCCCAAATTATCCATCAACTTCTTTCGATTCGTCGAGAATTATCATCCCGGCCACCTCGAATCTATCAAGCAGTACTCTTCAGCGCGAAAAGCCCTGGCTGCGTTGGACTTTGCCAATGCTCTCGCGAGCCAAATTCCCTCCACATCGTCCAGTGCCCCATATATAGCGGCCAATCTCGATCCACGATTCGAAGCCAAAGTGCAACGCATGACGGCAGAGGTGCTGGAGGATGTACTGCCCGCGTACGTGACGTTTCGCTTGGTGCGATTGGCGACGGACTCGTTGGTCAAGGAGATTACGGGTACGGGTTCACCGGTGATGAGGACCTTGATTCCGGATCTGGCGACGGTTTATTGTATTTCGGATCCCAATATGCTGGACAATCCGATTGTCTATGCTTCTGAGG AGTTCCATTCAACATCACTCTACTCCCCCTCTCAAGCCCTCAACCGCAACTGTCGCTTCCTCCAAGGTCCCAACACTTCCCCTGCTTCTGTCCGGCGACTCGTAGCAGCAATTACAGCCGGCCAAGAACTCTGCGAGACCATCCTCAATTACCGCCGCGATGGCTCTCCCTTCGTCAACCTCCTCATGATCGCGCCCCTCTACGACAACAAAGGCAAAGTCCGATACTATCTCGGTGCTCAAATTGACGTCTCCGGTCTgatcgaagaaggcaaaggccTAGAATCCCTCGCTACCCTCCTCAGCCGCGACCAAGACGCGGACGGCAAATCCAACAACGACCCAACAGCCCCAAAAGATCCCGACGtcgccctctccgccctcgccgctc CCTCCGGCAACCACCTCTCCTCCATGTCGTCCCGCGACCGCAGCACcgacctcctctccacaCCCAACACCGCCCACTCCCGCAACAACCCGAATTCCCGCCAACGCATCGTCCTCACCGAACAACCCGAACCCCAACTCTACTCCGGCCCCAACCTAGGCCCCTCCGGTCGTCTCCCAGGCGTCTACCAAAACTACCTCCTCGTCCGGCCCTACCCCTCCCTCCGAATTACTTTCCTCTCCCCCTCCCTCCGAATCCCCGGCCTCCTACAATCCGCCTTCCTGGACCGTATCGCTGGCCCCGAATCCATCCGCGAGGGGTTGCTCGACGCTTTCTCTCGAGGCATAGGCGTCACCGCCAAGATCCTGTGGAAcagctcttcctcgcc CAGATGGATCCACTGTACGCCTCTCAACGGCTCAGATGGAAAAGTCGGAGTGTGGATGGTAGTCATGGTCGAAGACGAAAACGTCACAGGGGGCCTGAAGCGTACGGGGACGGTGGCGCCGGCGATTAACCCTGCTCAATCAAGAACGGTGGGGGAAGCCATGGGTGACTCGCGGGGCAAAGGCGTGAGGGAAAGCGCTAGCGTGAGAGATATGGCGGAGAACATGACGGCTGATTCGAGACGGTTGTATGCGGAGTATTTGAGGGGTGGGAGTCGAGCCCGAGGGGGAGCAGGAGGTGCGCAACAAGAAACGGATGCGGTGCCGGGTGCAACGGCGGTGAGCAGAGGGGCGGACGggacgccgacgacgactacgCGTATTCGGAACGTGAAAGATGTTTTTCGGGGCTTCTGA